In Bdellovibrio svalbardensis, a single genomic region encodes these proteins:
- a CDS encoding tail fiber domain-containing protein, translated as MLSGLKLTCTYLIGLFMSSAIAAPSSLTYQGRILKADNTPLEYNNVSFIFQVTDPSGACVIYQEQVNGYNMVNSGGVFDVTIGNGTVTYPTSGTFSILDAFNNSGTFACYGGSPYLASANDIRKLRVQFHDGVGWKSISPDSVIRTVPFAGYSLSAQKLGTNTASDFVLKTGIPTCTAGTFLSWDGATLSCSAVAGASGGTVTNVTSANSYVTIANGTSAPVLTLNVGTTANTVAAGNDTRLVNALQSGAAAGGDLSGNYPNPVVAKIQSVDVSSAPPTSGHFFKYNGTNWSGSAIAMADITGLNTQLGTYLTQTAFNSYVSSASCSTSQTMYWNSVSGAFACQAINLGVAGDVSGSIGAVSVNKIKGVTVDFSTAPTNGQVLQFNGSAFVGHSLTTSDISGTVPAAQMPAFTGDVTSSAGSTVLTLASTGTAGTYYKVTTDFKGRVTSGSNSLVVGDIPGLPWSQITSGKPTTLSGYGITDALIANAGGTPSIQTGLEAAKPSFGTAGRIYIATDTQKIYSDSGSAWTVVGNASGAGGTVTSVTSANADIGVATSTSTPVLTLNSGTGANQIVKLDGAAKLPAIDGSALINLNASNLASGTVATSILPTIPLTKGGTGLSAAGTSNQILGMNNAGTAAEFKTITAGSGVSVTHAANSVTIATTGAPPTGAAGGDLSGTYPNPSLNTVTVAKGGTGLTAGTSGGIPYFNSATTMASSAALTANGVLLGGGAGGSPTATSAGAAYQPLRVPSGGGAPSFGAIDISQAAAVTGILPIANGGTGASALAANRLIGTNGTGTVQQAVTCALNQILSFDGSGNYGCYNVGAIYSGFVNGGNSFGGASNIGNNDNFDLNIKTNNLTRMTVQAGGNVGIGTATPTNILDISSTNTNNSSAPATRDLTGIKFLTKSANTADGSFYSRGLYSLLNYKIDSGKTDTGTSEGALIQNLRNVGTTGDNGTLVNLRGLSIQYGHYGSDATATPTTTNAVGLYINPDFEKGTITNSYDVYLASGATGATTTNTWSYFQANSKNNYFGGNVGIATTPTTALDVNGVIANAGSLSRPISYSVPTATNVTINLPTGSTTLVDGYAYRFKLATQNTATSTGSSYIVYQTAPGTWASKLVSSNGNTSNHPLLQISGTNVQIYHNHGSTYSIGVISEAMQTGNITVLSPNYFGLDGAITNSAGNVGIGTTNPTQKLHVTSTTDSIINTYGADANQSGLNMGAGQTNRWMVLQETAVNGRFLNIWRDHTGVGGAVGSAMAITDAGNVGIGTISPQAALHLNPTITGAGPATSGTTPSTGLVARLGNSGGATLDHGMLSNGTQWMQATNSSNQANIYGLSLNPNGGSVGIGTSAFSGTLHVNSNNASGYTTIVNQNAAAGGQTWYWYSSSTGAPLGPNAMCFGNGVCLMTLFTSGNMSITGTLTQASDARYKKNVRSIANALDSITQLDGVTYNWIDPQKDPNQQIGLIAQDVEKVFPQAVLTNKQGYKSVAYQNLVAPIINALHEVRAWLLSHDDRLQKLETENEKLKQANLAKEKELSEIKARLERIEKNLSTK; from the coding sequence ATGCTTAGCGGCTTGAAACTTACCTGTACGTACCTGATTGGTTTATTTATGTCTTCGGCCATTGCCGCGCCGTCGTCTTTAACATATCAAGGTCGCATACTAAAAGCAGACAACACACCCCTTGAATACAATAACGTTTCCTTCATCTTTCAAGTAACAGATCCTTCCGGCGCTTGCGTGATTTATCAAGAGCAGGTCAATGGCTACAACATGGTGAACTCTGGCGGTGTTTTTGATGTCACCATCGGGAATGGCACCGTGACCTATCCAACGTCTGGCACATTTTCGATTCTCGATGCTTTTAACAATAGCGGAACATTTGCTTGTTACGGCGGTTCCCCTTATTTGGCCTCTGCAAATGACATTCGCAAACTGCGTGTGCAGTTTCATGACGGTGTTGGTTGGAAATCCATCAGCCCTGATTCTGTGATTCGCACCGTGCCTTTTGCCGGGTATTCACTTTCCGCACAGAAGCTGGGAACGAATACGGCATCTGATTTTGTTTTGAAGACTGGAATTCCCACATGTACGGCAGGAACTTTCTTAAGTTGGGATGGAGCAACTCTGTCCTGTTCTGCGGTTGCAGGAGCCAGCGGCGGAACAGTGACCAATGTCACCTCTGCAAATTCTTATGTCACCATTGCCAATGGAACTTCAGCACCTGTTTTGACTTTGAATGTGGGAACCACAGCGAACACAGTCGCCGCAGGGAACGACACTCGCCTGGTGAATGCCTTACAGTCCGGCGCTGCTGCTGGGGGTGATCTTTCCGGCAATTATCCCAACCCTGTCGTCGCAAAAATTCAATCTGTCGACGTGAGTTCTGCACCGCCAACAAGTGGCCACTTTTTTAAATACAACGGCACCAACTGGAGTGGCAGTGCCATTGCTATGGCTGATATCACAGGCCTTAATACACAGCTTGGCACCTATCTGACGCAAACAGCGTTCAATTCCTATGTCAGCTCTGCCAGCTGCAGCACCAGTCAAACCATGTATTGGAATTCGGTCTCTGGAGCCTTCGCCTGCCAGGCGATCAACCTTGGTGTGGCTGGTGACGTTAGCGGTTCTATCGGTGCCGTCAGTGTTAACAAAATCAAAGGTGTCACAGTTGATTTTTCCACGGCACCTACAAACGGACAGGTTCTTCAGTTTAATGGCTCTGCTTTCGTAGGCCATTCATTAACGACGAGTGATATCTCTGGAACTGTTCCCGCAGCACAAATGCCGGCGTTTACAGGCGATGTCACATCCTCGGCAGGCTCGACTGTTTTGACTCTCGCTTCCACGGGAACTGCTGGTACTTACTATAAAGTCACAACAGATTTCAAAGGTCGTGTCACGTCGGGTTCAAACTCCTTGGTTGTTGGAGATATTCCTGGTTTGCCTTGGTCGCAAATCACCTCTGGCAAGCCCACCACGCTAAGTGGCTATGGAATTACGGATGCATTGATTGCCAATGCTGGCGGAACTCCAAGTATTCAAACAGGTCTTGAAGCTGCGAAACCAAGCTTTGGTACTGCAGGACGTATTTACATCGCAACTGACACTCAAAAAATCTATTCCGATTCGGGATCTGCATGGACTGTCGTTGGCAATGCCTCAGGAGCAGGCGGCACAGTGACAAGCGTGACCTCCGCGAATGCAGATATCGGTGTTGCAACATCGACCTCTACACCCGTCTTAACTTTGAATTCTGGAACTGGTGCAAATCAAATCGTAAAATTGGATGGAGCGGCAAAGCTTCCTGCAATTGACGGCTCGGCCTTGATCAATTTAAACGCTTCAAATTTAGCAAGCGGAACTGTTGCAACATCCATTCTCCCAACCATTCCTCTGACCAAGGGAGGAACAGGTTTAAGCGCAGCCGGGACTTCGAATCAGATTTTGGGAATGAACAATGCCGGAACCGCTGCGGAATTTAAAACCATCACAGCCGGTTCAGGAGTGAGTGTAACTCACGCGGCAAACAGCGTGACGATTGCGACTACGGGGGCACCTCCAACAGGAGCTGCCGGCGGTGACCTTTCTGGCACTTATCCAAATCCTTCATTGAACACAGTCACTGTTGCCAAAGGTGGTACTGGTTTAACTGCAGGAACCAGCGGCGGCATTCCCTATTTTAATTCAGCGACGACCATGGCCTCTTCAGCGGCCTTGACTGCAAATGGAGTTTTGCTGGGTGGCGGTGCTGGTGGATCACCTACGGCAACTTCAGCAGGAGCCGCCTATCAACCTCTAAGAGTTCCATCCGGTGGTGGTGCCCCGTCCTTTGGAGCGATTGATATCAGTCAAGCCGCAGCCGTTACAGGAATTTTACCGATTGCCAATGGCGGTACCGGCGCCTCTGCCCTTGCCGCAAATCGTTTGATTGGCACCAATGGCACAGGAACTGTTCAACAAGCCGTGACCTGTGCTTTGAATCAGATATTGAGCTTTGATGGATCAGGCAATTATGGTTGCTACAATGTCGGCGCGATCTATTCAGGATTTGTAAATGGCGGCAACAGCTTTGGCGGCGCTTCGAATATCGGCAACAATGATAATTTTGATTTGAACATTAAAACGAATAATTTAACTCGCATGACTGTTCAGGCCGGCGGGAATGTGGGAATTGGAACAGCGACTCCCACAAATATTTTAGATATTTCAAGTACGAACACAAATAATTCCAGTGCGCCTGCAACACGCGATCTGACTGGAATAAAATTCCTTACAAAATCTGCCAACACCGCTGATGGAAGTTTCTATTCACGAGGTCTGTATTCTTTGCTCAATTATAAAATCGACAGCGGCAAAACAGACACTGGCACATCAGAAGGCGCACTCATTCAAAACTTAAGAAACGTCGGCACGACGGGGGACAATGGAACCTTGGTTAACCTTCGAGGTCTATCCATCCAATACGGTCACTACGGATCCGACGCAACCGCAACACCGACCACCACCAATGCTGTTGGTTTGTACATAAATCCCGACTTCGAGAAAGGCACCATCACAAACTCATATGATGTCTATCTTGCGTCGGGCGCCACAGGAGCCACGACAACCAATACTTGGAGTTATTTTCAAGCAAACAGTAAAAACAATTATTTCGGGGGAAATGTTGGGATTGCCACCACTCCGACTACCGCTCTGGATGTTAATGGTGTCATTGCCAATGCTGGCAGCCTTTCAAGACCTATCTCATACAGCGTACCGACGGCTACCAATGTTACAATCAATCTTCCCACTGGTAGTACGACACTGGTTGATGGGTATGCTTATAGGTTCAAACTAGCAACACAGAATACGGCAACCTCGACAGGTTCTTCTTATATTGTTTATCAAACCGCTCCAGGAACTTGGGCAAGCAAGTTGGTGAGTTCTAATGGAAACACCTCGAATCATCCACTCCTGCAAATTAGTGGAACCAACGTTCAAATCTATCACAATCACGGTTCTACTTACTCTATCGGCGTCATTTCAGAAGCGATGCAAACGGGAAATATAACGGTTCTGAGTCCCAATTATTTTGGCTTAGATGGGGCAATTACCAACAGCGCGGGAAACGTCGGAATCGGAACGACAAATCCAACTCAAAAACTGCATGTCACAAGCACAACAGATTCGATTATCAACACCTACGGTGCTGATGCCAATCAAAGCGGTTTAAATATGGGCGCGGGGCAAACAAATCGCTGGATGGTTCTCCAAGAGACAGCCGTCAATGGAAGATTTCTGAATATTTGGCGTGATCATACCGGAGTTGGCGGCGCAGTAGGTTCAGCCATGGCAATTACTGACGCCGGCAATGTCGGTATCGGTACTATCTCGCCTCAAGCCGCCTTACATTTGAACCCTACCATCACTGGCGCTGGCCCTGCAACATCTGGAACCACTCCAAGTACCGGCTTGGTTGCGAGACTTGGAAACTCGGGAGGAGCCACCCTGGATCATGGTATGTTGAGCAATGGGACCCAATGGATGCAGGCCACTAACTCCAGCAATCAGGCAAACATCTATGGTCTCAGTTTGAACCCTAACGGTGGCAGCGTCGGGATAGGTACTTCAGCATTCAGTGGAACTCTCCATGTAAACTCCAACAATGCCAGCGGCTATACGACTATTGTAAATCAGAATGCAGCAGCAGGAGGACAAACCTGGTATTGGTATTCTTCTTCCACTGGCGCTCCCCTCGGGCCCAATGCGATGTGCTTTGGTAACGGGGTCTGCTTGATGACTCTGTTCACGTCGGGAAATATGAGTATCACAGGAACACTGACACAGGCTTCAGATGCACGTTATAAGAAAAATGTCCGCTCCATTGCCAATGCACTGGATTCAATCACGCAATTAGATGGCGTGACTTACAACTGGATTGACCCTCAAAAAGACCCGAATCAACAAATTGGTTTAATCGCCCAAGATGTTGAGAAGGTCTTCCCTCAAGCTGTTCTGACAAATAAGCAAGGCTATAAATCAGTCGCCTATCAAAACTTAGTGGCACCTATTATCAATGCACTTCACGAAGTTCGCGCTTGGTTGCTAAGTCATGATGATCGTCTTCAAAAACTCGAAACCGAGAATGAAAAGCTAAAGCAAGCCAATCTGGCCAAAGAGAAGGAACTGTCTGAGATCAAAGCCCGCTTGGAACGCATTGAAAAGAATCTATCCACTAAATAG
- the aspA gene encoding aspartate ammonia-lyase → MEQFRVEHDLLGEMKVPAAAYYGIHTLRAVQNFQISGNTIGEDTLFVRGLALVKKACALANGELGTIPKDVAKSIVEACDEILKNPKAWAAQFPSDVFQGGAGTSVNMNANEVIANIALEKRGLTKGDYKVIHPNDHVNKCQSTNDAYPTAFRVALYEHLNEVVKATEVLSAAFEKKGQEFNKVLKMGRTQLQDAVPMSLGQEFNAFATLLKEDGRLLKTVQKLILEVNLGATAIGTGVNAPEGYAALAVKKLAEVTGYDFVISEDLIEATSDCGAYIIISGALKRTAVKLSKICNDLRLLSSGPRAGLKEINLPELQAGSSIMPAKVNPVIPEVVNQVSFKVIGNDLAVTLAAEAGQLQLNVMEPVIASSLFESVKLLTHACYTLKDKCVDGITANVDRCREYVMNSIGIVTYLDPIIGHAEGDLIGKICAQTGRNVAEVALERGVVTQAQLDEIFSVENLLNPKYLGKRHS, encoded by the coding sequence ATGGAACAATTTAGAGTTGAACATGATCTTTTGGGCGAAATGAAAGTTCCGGCAGCAGCTTATTATGGAATTCATACTCTGCGAGCGGTGCAGAACTTTCAGATTTCCGGGAATACGATCGGTGAAGACACTCTGTTTGTTCGGGGACTTGCCTTGGTGAAAAAAGCCTGTGCTTTGGCCAATGGTGAGCTGGGGACGATTCCCAAAGATGTGGCAAAATCCATTGTCGAAGCGTGTGATGAAATTTTAAAAAATCCCAAAGCATGGGCCGCACAGTTTCCGTCTGACGTTTTCCAAGGAGGCGCAGGAACCTCTGTGAACATGAATGCCAATGAGGTGATTGCCAACATCGCTTTGGAAAAACGTGGTTTGACCAAAGGGGATTACAAAGTCATTCATCCCAATGATCATGTGAACAAATGCCAATCAACGAATGACGCTTATCCTACGGCTTTTCGTGTGGCCTTGTATGAGCACTTGAATGAAGTGGTAAAGGCCACGGAAGTTTTGAGTGCGGCGTTTGAGAAAAAAGGTCAGGAATTTAATAAAGTTTTAAAAATGGGCCGAACTCAATTGCAAGATGCCGTGCCGATGTCTTTAGGGCAGGAGTTCAATGCATTTGCGACATTGTTGAAAGAGGACGGACGTCTGCTTAAGACAGTGCAAAAATTGATTCTTGAAGTGAATCTGGGGGCGACGGCGATTGGCACCGGGGTGAATGCACCGGAAGGTTATGCCGCCTTGGCAGTCAAAAAATTGGCTGAAGTGACCGGGTATGATTTTGTTATTTCCGAAGATTTGATTGAGGCGACCAGTGACTGTGGTGCTTATATTATTATTTCCGGAGCCCTCAAGCGCACCGCTGTGAAACTTTCTAAAATTTGCAACGATTTGCGTTTGTTGAGTTCCGGCCCTCGCGCAGGATTGAAAGAGATCAACCTTCCAGAGTTGCAGGCAGGATCTTCAATCATGCCTGCAAAAGTAAATCCGGTGATTCCTGAAGTCGTGAACCAAGTTTCATTCAAGGTGATCGGGAATGATTTGGCAGTGACTTTGGCGGCAGAAGCGGGGCAGTTGCAACTGAATGTGATGGAGCCTGTTATTGCCTCCAGCCTTTTTGAATCAGTGAAGCTTCTCACGCATGCTTGTTATACTCTCAAAGACAAATGCGTCGATGGCATCACTGCAAATGTCGATCGTTGCAGAGAATATGTTATGAATTCTATTGGCATCGTGACTTATCTGGATCCTATTATTGGTCACGCTGAAGGTGATTTGATTGGCAAGATCTGCGCGCAGACAGGAAGAAATGTTGCCGAAGTCGCTCTTGAAAGAGGCGTCGTCACTCAGGCCCAGTTGGATGAGATTTTCTCTGTCGAGAATCTGCTCAATCCAAAATATCTGGGAAAGCGTCACTCTTAA
- a CDS encoding substrate-binding periplasmic protein has translation MNLRRQFLLFVALAFTPCTWATQSASSTTSALRILTENWPPVSYEENGKAQGMAVELVQTIQRNIGQQSTSAKDANNANATGVRAVAAKEAPIEVVPWARGYKFLLDVPNTLLFTVIRTPEREKLFTMLGPVARGNISIFSLANPKNKFEHDQAMKEKAVVAATRGTAFETAAKGMKYKNIIDVKDTETAVRLLASGRVDLICDDSLTIHDILRKLKMDSADFKVVSDVENYDLYLGFSPGTSPEVVRTWKKSLETLKKNGQYAAIYRKWFRNLKPPSTVEVIGIAATSSPR, from the coding sequence ATGAACTTACGACGGCAGTTTCTTTTATTTGTAGCACTTGCCTTCACTCCCTGCACTTGGGCAACACAGTCGGCATCATCGACAACTTCAGCATTGAGAATCCTCACTGAAAATTGGCCTCCCGTTTCTTACGAGGAAAACGGCAAGGCCCAAGGCATGGCCGTAGAGCTGGTGCAAACCATTCAGCGCAACATTGGTCAGCAATCGACCAGCGCCAAAGACGCTAACAACGCCAATGCCACTGGCGTTCGAGCTGTTGCTGCAAAAGAAGCTCCGATCGAAGTCGTCCCTTGGGCTCGAGGTTACAAGTTTCTTCTGGATGTTCCCAACACTCTGCTCTTCACGGTGATTCGCACTCCTGAAAGGGAAAAGCTGTTCACGATGTTAGGCCCAGTCGCCCGCGGCAACATCTCCATTTTTTCATTGGCCAATCCAAAAAATAAATTTGAACATGATCAGGCAATGAAAGAGAAAGCCGTCGTCGCCGCAACCAGAGGCACCGCTTTTGAAACGGCGGCCAAAGGAATGAAGTATAAGAATATTATCGACGTCAAAGACACCGAGACTGCAGTCCGCCTTCTTGCCTCAGGCCGGGTGGATTTAATTTGTGATGACAGTCTTACCATCCACGATATCCTGCGAAAACTCAAAATGGATTCGGCCGACTTCAAAGTTGTTTCGGACGTCGAGAACTACGATCTCTATCTGGGCTTTTCACCTGGAACCAGTCCCGAAGTCGTTCGCACCTGGAAGAAGTCGCTGGAGACTTTGAAAAAAAATGGTCAGTATGCGGCCATCTATCGCAAATGGTTCCGCAACTTAAAACCACCGAGCACGGTTGAGGTCATCGGAATTGCCGCAACTTCTTCGCCCCGTTAA
- a CDS encoding ArnT family glycosyltransferase: MQRLIFSREFTSVLAEYWKQRSLSQKVAIIFVFTLVFRLFFSVSIGLIDDEAYHWSWAKSLQLSYFDHPAMIAWLEAISTKILGDTYLGVRLPSFLCMTGTIVLLYKLTKDLFDEWAAIFVGFVIFWSPFWGFGGYVASPEPPFILCFVAAAYVFWQGVREDSARWSTKKTWLWLGVLMGLGLNSKFIIALIAPGFGLYLLATPSRRKDLLTPWPWVGFLIATVMCTPIFTWNVMHDWPGFRYQFHDRHADGGGINIGRWFGFFGAQLLFYTPFLYAMLVLTFITSIIKRTEARWRFLLCLTLPSLAMFYPQPLFADYKPHWSGAACTLLLMGAGYIWSQGLQWGNRRIVKARSKVYTRGILGFFIPLAFLSYAPFVYPWVPKAFHFFAPNAEWKTTYDFSNEFSGWEELGDFVNRRQREIHAETGHKPFLSALRYETTAQTTWGTKQKIYMLNSTMSNYTVMQPVEEMKNLEGQDAIVVTTEKYDHDPLKYATFASCSKEELKTYRHGVHARTFNVYLCKNFQGIIYSPGEVPPSARH; the protein is encoded by the coding sequence ATGCAACGGCTTATTTTCTCGAGGGAGTTTACATCCGTGTTGGCTGAGTACTGGAAACAGAGATCTCTATCTCAAAAAGTCGCTATTATATTTGTTTTTACGCTGGTCTTCCGTCTCTTTTTCAGTGTGAGCATTGGCTTGATCGATGACGAGGCATACCACTGGTCTTGGGCGAAGAGCCTGCAACTTTCTTATTTCGATCATCCGGCGATGATCGCATGGCTGGAAGCCATCTCGACAAAAATTCTTGGTGATACTTATTTAGGCGTGCGCTTGCCCAGCTTTCTGTGCATGACCGGAACCATTGTGCTGCTTTACAAACTCACCAAAGATCTTTTTGATGAGTGGGCTGCGATCTTTGTCGGCTTTGTGATCTTCTGGTCACCGTTCTGGGGCTTTGGCGGCTATGTAGCCTCACCGGAACCTCCTTTTATTTTATGCTTCGTCGCTGCGGCTTACGTTTTCTGGCAAGGCGTGCGTGAGGACTCTGCACGATGGAGCACCAAGAAGACTTGGTTGTGGTTGGGTGTGTTGATGGGCTTGGGATTGAATTCCAAATTCATCATTGCTTTGATTGCACCTGGATTTGGGCTTTATCTTTTGGCAACGCCATCTCGTCGCAAGGATTTGTTAACCCCATGGCCCTGGGTGGGATTCCTTATTGCGACCGTGATGTGCACTCCTATTTTTACCTGGAATGTCATGCATGACTGGCCGGGTTTCCGATATCAATTCCATGATCGCCATGCTGATGGCGGTGGAATCAATATCGGTCGCTGGTTTGGATTCTTCGGCGCGCAGTTGTTGTTCTACACGCCGTTCTTGTATGCGATGTTGGTCTTGACCTTCATTACTTCCATCATAAAACGCACAGAAGCGCGCTGGCGCTTTCTTCTTTGCCTCACCCTTCCTTCCTTGGCGATGTTCTATCCGCAGCCTCTATTCGCGGATTACAAGCCACACTGGAGCGGTGCTGCTTGTACTTTATTGTTAATGGGCGCGGGTTATATCTGGTCGCAAGGATTGCAATGGGGCAACCGCCGCATTGTCAAAGCACGTAGCAAGGTCTACACCCGGGGCATTTTAGGATTTTTCATTCCACTGGCGTTCTTGTCTTATGCGCCCTTTGTTTATCCTTGGGTTCCGAAAGCCTTCCATTTCTTTGCACCGAACGCGGAATGGAAAACAACTTATGACTTTAGCAATGAGTTTTCCGGCTGGGAAGAATTGGGCGATTTCGTCAATCGCCGTCAACGCGAGATCCACGCAGAGACCGGTCACAAACCCTTCCTTTCAGCTCTTCGTTATGAAACCACAGCGCAAACAACTTGGGGAACGAAGCAAAAGATTTATATGCTGAATTCCACCATGAGCAATTACACCGTGATGCAACCGGTGGAAGAAATGAAGAATCTCGAAGGCCAAGATGCCATTGTGGTGACCACTGAAAAGTACGACCATGATCCGCTGAAATATGCGACCTTTGCATCCTGCTCGAAAGAGGAACTGAAAACATATCGCCATGGGGTTCACGCCAGAACATTCAACGTTTATCTGTGCAAGAACTTCCAAGGCATCATCTACAGCCCTGGCGAGGTTCCGCCGTCAGCTCGTCACTAG
- a CDS encoding DUF1214 domain-containing protein, with amino-acid sequence MRNILILIFAGLLSCQSSEKKILTNGKAEPGTNTSLARAGLSEKEVIDSYIYLMARYFVIRQERLDTAEKNLGYNKIKYTPLGKTDSSNPNLDVAYLEAWVAVDDKTCQVLEVPKITNRYYTVQVMDEWAGVITNINERNYPQHPNGAFAFCLKNGPETPKGSLRVDLPSYKAKILARIERKGSDGEAVRLLKAFKLVRNDETEIEPPQKIPMFTNEDLIRGEAFEYPMVETVLRSAPDGMKLKDDLQNRVRAVAKYAAQSDANKKQIEDLIQEKALPQLNRYLGSMGERKNSWITTAPYRDGFGEDYWFRTATTYVGIWWNQSKEVVVFISKKDMNDRELLGDNTYLMHFEKDQLPAKEVNAFWSLTVNPVTRSNISNLSKLTYGRDGSLTLAIGAKPRSNIPLTNWIPAAPGKTFSMILRMYSPKDSVLSSQWTAPPVIQIEGLDLQKTSQR; translated from the coding sequence ATGCGTAATATTCTGATCCTGATTTTTGCGGGGCTCTTGAGTTGCCAAAGTTCTGAGAAAAAAATCCTGACCAATGGCAAGGCGGAGCCTGGAACCAATACCTCGTTGGCGCGAGCGGGCTTGTCTGAAAAAGAGGTTATAGATTCGTATATATATCTGATGGCTCGCTACTTCGTGATTCGTCAAGAACGGTTGGATACTGCAGAGAAAAACCTTGGCTATAACAAAATCAAATACACACCGTTGGGAAAAACAGATTCTTCTAATCCCAACCTGGACGTGGCTTATTTGGAAGCATGGGTGGCTGTTGATGATAAAACCTGCCAAGTTTTGGAAGTGCCCAAAATCACCAATCGTTATTATACCGTGCAAGTGATGGATGAGTGGGCGGGGGTTATCACCAATATAAACGAACGAAATTATCCGCAACATCCCAATGGAGCTTTTGCGTTTTGCTTGAAGAACGGGCCCGAAACTCCGAAAGGGTCTTTGCGCGTTGATTTGCCGTCGTATAAGGCAAAAATCTTAGCGCGCATTGAACGCAAAGGTAGCGACGGCGAAGCGGTGCGTTTGCTAAAAGCGTTTAAGCTGGTGCGTAACGACGAAACTGAAATCGAGCCTCCACAAAAAATACCGATGTTTACGAATGAGGATCTCATTCGCGGAGAGGCGTTCGAGTATCCTATGGTCGAGACGGTACTGCGAAGCGCACCCGATGGTATGAAACTCAAAGATGACTTGCAAAACCGAGTTCGTGCGGTCGCAAAGTATGCAGCGCAAAGTGATGCGAATAAAAAGCAGATCGAGGATCTTATTCAGGAAAAGGCCTTGCCGCAGTTGAATCGGTACCTCGGCAGCATGGGAGAGCGCAAAAACAGTTGGATAACGACAGCTCCGTACAGGGATGGATTTGGTGAAGATTATTGGTTTCGAACGGCGACGACCTATGTAGGCATTTGGTGGAATCAATCGAAAGAGGTCGTGGTCTTCATTAGCAAGAAGGACATGAATGACCGAGAGTTACTTGGTGATAATACGTATTTGATGCATTTTGAAAAAGACCAACTCCCGGCCAAAGAAGTGAACGCCTTTTGGTCGTTGACTGTAAATCCTGTGACTCGTTCCAATATTAGCAATTTGTCGAAATTGACTTACGGACGGGATGGCTCCTTAACCTTGGCCATAGGCGCTAAGCCTCGAAGCAATATCCCTTTGACGAACTGGATCCCGGCCGCACCAGGCAAAACTTTTTCGATGATACTGCGAATGTATTCACCCAAAGATTCGGTACTTTCTAGCCAGTGGACAGCGCCGCCAGTGATTCAAATTGAAGGTTTGGATCTTCAGAAAACAAGTCAGAGATAG
- a CDS encoding globin family protein, producing MRIKEDFMLLRRLFFSAFLVGAALAISAFTFALTENPFHSFPETIELQSLPLSPISQSQTLYEKYGGYPTVKRIVDDTSAALTVDPIMAPYLLGLGPLSHTPDKLLSCLDQQFSALLGGPYSYPSTSHFRSAPEEGYACSEMQMLQTGLNISVEAFDRFIVILADVLKQNGVEAQDVDTIARALAGLRNDVVER from the coding sequence ATGCGAATCAAGGAGGATTTTATGCTGCTTAGAAGACTCTTTTTTTCAGCCTTCTTGGTAGGCGCCGCCCTGGCCATCTCCGCTTTCACTTTTGCGCTGACGGAAAATCCTTTTCATTCTTTTCCTGAAACCATAGAGCTTCAATCTCTGCCGCTTTCCCCTATTTCGCAAAGCCAGACTCTTTACGAGAAGTACGGCGGCTATCCCACTGTCAAGCGCATCGTCGATGATACCAGTGCAGCTCTGACTGTCGACCCAATCATGGCACCCTATTTGTTAGGTCTCGGTCCGCTAAGCCATACCCCCGACAAGCTTCTGAGCTGTTTGGACCAACAATTCAGCGCTTTATTGGGCGGCCCTTACTCTTATCCAAGCACATCCCATTTTCGCTCCGCTCCCGAGGAGGGTTACGCCTGCTCTGAAATGCAGATGCTTCAAACGGGATTAAATATCTCGGTGGAAGCCTTCGACCGCTTCATAGTTATTCTGGCCGATGTTCTAAAGCAAAACGGCGTGGAAGCTCAAGATGTCGACACGATTGCCCGTGCCCTTGCAGGCCTTCGCAATGATGTAGTGGAGAGATGA